A single genomic interval of Bradysia coprophila strain Holo2 unplaced genomic scaffold, BU_Bcop_v1 contig_143, whole genome shotgun sequence harbors:
- the LOC119074190 gene encoding prolyl 4-hydroxylase subunit alpha-2-like isoform X2 produces MLNSIITVIVICVSQIVCSTPLSSPANTAVPEIEEPPAPYSLSSTYLTYLAKVEQEVYKEIKQYAEDLQERLQLAQAYLKDYEDSTLKGTNHLPKNADPWQRAGEATTHPLMAYRMVRRFSKEFQSFVLNLDQVLENKMVQRLKDQGLHNWPGEMDLVEATDALLRLHYVYDMDIEQFANGNIGGVTTDVGLTTAQIFEVAEYTIDYGYHTLAFDWLNAAESKMKNENCTAISQTQIDRAYARNVQLHDNEYVHNAEMQHLFIFNGKLKDSTNPLRMRDVKINYFTKNLDDTAMQAGHYKFLAMCNGIHLQDAKVKSKLKCWLDTQRNPYFTINPLKMELLQEEPPLLQIYDVITDKWIADLKKTATPSLRRPPPVAAGATPRSAAYAWLRDEHIPNTPLSRRIELITGLNVQGMAASVALQIASYSFGGHVSTHYDSLAATDPNDPVIAAKGDRVTTFLIYREAIIPTPWIPTQKNRMTIYAQFATETSRH; encoded by the exons atgttgaattcGATAATTACTGTGATTGTGATCTGTGTATCACAAATTGTTTGTTCGACGCCATTATCATCGCCTGCGAACACTGCTGTTCCAGAGATTGAAGAACCCCCAGCGCCTTACTCATTGTCATCCACATACTTAACTTACCTGGCGAAAGTCGAACAAGAAGTATACAAGGAAATTAAACAATACGCAGAGGATTTGCAAGAAAGATTGCAGCTAGCGCAAGC ATATTTAAAAGACTACGAGGACAGTACACTGAAGGGAACCAACCACTTACCGAAAAATGCAGATCCATGGCAAAGGGCAGGTGAAGCAACAACTCATCCGCTAATGGCGTACAGAATGGTGCGGagattttccaaagaattccAAAGTTTTGTTCTGAACCTGGACCAGGTGCTTGAAAACA AAATGGTTCAACGGCTCAAAGATCAAGGACTGCACAATTGGCCAGGCGAAATGGATCTCGTGGAAGCTACGGATGCTCTTCTGAGACTGCATTATGTCTACGACATGGACATTGAGCAG TTTGCGAATGGAAATATTGGAGGTGTCACAACTGACGTGGGACTGACAACAGCGCAAATTTTCGAGGTTGCTGAGTACACCATTGACTACGGTTATCACACATTAGCTTTCGATTGGCTCAACGCGGCAGAGTCaaagatgaaaaatgaaaattgcacAGCAATTAGCCAGACTCAAATTGATAGGGCGTACGCAAGAAATGTACAGTTG CACGACAATGAGTACGTGCACAATGCTGAAATGCAACACTTGTTCATCTTTAATGGAAAGCTGAAAGACTCGACCAATCCGCTTCGAATGCGAGacgtaaaaattaattatttcactAAAAACCTAGACGACACTGCAATGCAAGCCGGACATTACAAATTTCTTGCAATGTGCAATGGAATCCATTTACaa GATGCtaaagtaaaatcaaaattgaaatgctGGTTGGACACTCAACGCAATCCCTACTTTACCATCAATCCattgaaaatggaattatTACAAGAAGAGCCGCCGTTGCTTCAAATCTACGATGTGATCACTGATAAGTGGATTGCGGACTTGAAAAAGACCGCAACACCATCGCTTCGCCGTCCTCCACCCGTTG cCGCCGGTGCCACACCAAGATCGGCTGCATATGCCTGGCTTCGAGATGAACACATCCCGAACACACCGCTGTCTAGGAGAATCGAACTAATTACCGGTCTAAACGTACAAGGAATGGCGGCATCTGTCGCCCTGCAAATCGCTTCCTACTCCTTCGGGGGTCATGTATCGACACATTACGATTCG TTGGCGGCTACAGATCCAAATGATCCTGTCATAGCGGCAAAAGGGGATCGCGTTACTACATTCCTCATTTAT